In Capsicum annuum cultivar UCD-10X-F1 chromosome 11, UCD10Xv1.1, whole genome shotgun sequence, one genomic interval encodes:
- the LOC124888948 gene encoding uncharacterized protein LOC124888948, whose protein sequence is MIHGFKHCRPVVMVDGAHLSGPYQGTFLCASTLDGAGMANHVITFLCASTLDGAGYEKWLRVHASINRGRMMTSNIAECINGCIVEARKLPILDFLEEVRKLFEAWNCKNREIASNTETTLGRRFDEILTSNGVKVSRMMVKPTSEYHYSFYKSRIIYVVDLDVNQCNCCRFQIDEIPCPHAIAVLKSKHITKFRPWCFDYYKPATLVKTYEVPIVPMLDKKDWHLPKCVEEEEVIPSKYKRPLGRLKKSRCKKTSENYHPVQTIVVNVVEKVIIDVLATSFQRRIDVLVT, encoded by the exons ATGATCCATGGTTTCAAGCATTGTAGGCCAGTTGTTATGGTAGACGGTGCTCATTTGAGTGGACCGTACCAAGGGACTTTTCTTTGTGCTAGCACTCTTGATGGTGCAGGTATGGCTAATCATGTTattacttttctttgtgctagcACTCTTGATGGTGCAG gatatgagaagtggTTAAGAGTTCATGCTTCTATAAATAGAGGCCGGATGATGACATCTAACATTGCAGAATGTATAAATGGTTGTATAGTGGAGGCACGTAAATTGccgattttagattttttggaagaAGTCAGAAAATTATTTGAAGCATGGAACtgtaaaaatagagaaattgCTTCAAATACAGAAACAACTTTAGGGAGAAGGTTTGATGAAATCCTCACATCTAATGGAGTTAAAGTATCTAGAATGATG gtcAAGCCTACATCAGAGTATCATTATTCATTTTATAAATCTAGAATAATATACGTTGTGGACTTGGATGTTAACCAGTGCAACTGTTGTAGATTTCAGATTGATGAAATTCCATGTCCACACGCTATTGCAGTATTGAAGAGTAAACATATTACAAAGTTTCGTCCGTGGTGTTTTGATTACTATAAGCCTGCGACATTAGTGAAGACATATGAAGTTCCAATAGTACCTATGCTAGATAAGAAGGATTGGCATCTGCCTAAATgtgtcgaagaagaagaagtcatACCATCCAAATACAAAAGACCACTTGGTAGGCTGAAAAAGAGTAGGTGTAAGAAAACAAGTGAAAACTATCATCCCGTACAAACTATTGTGGTAAATGTGGTCGAGAAGGTCATAATAGACGTACTTGCAACTTCTTTCCAAAGGAGAATTGATGTTTTGGTTACCTGA